One Cellulomonas taurus genomic region harbors:
- a CDS encoding helix-turn-helix domain-containing protein, giving the protein MIVLRREIGDVLRDARQRQGRTLREVSSAARVSLGYLSEVERGQKEASSELLASICDALDTPMSLVLREVSDRIAVAEGLLIPDTVPADLNTWDGPEGTWGRRRPELAPIG; this is encoded by the coding sequence ATGATCGTGTTGCGCCGTGAGATCGGTGACGTGCTGCGGGATGCCCGCCAGCGGCAGGGTCGCACCCTGCGAGAGGTGTCCTCCGCCGCGCGGGTGTCGCTGGGTTACCTCAGCGAGGTCGAGCGTGGCCAGAAGGAAGCGTCGTCGGAGCTGCTGGCCAGCATCTGCGACGCACTGGACACCCCGATGTCGCTCGTCCTGCGTGAGGTCAGCGACCGGATCGCCGTGGCCGAGGGTCTGCTGATCCCCGACACCGTGCCGGCCGACCTCAACACCTGGGACGGCCCCGAAGGCACCTGGGGACGGCGACGCCCCGAGTTGGCCCCGATCGGCTGA